In one Melaminivora jejuensis genomic region, the following are encoded:
- a CDS encoding DUF3683 domain-containing protein — translation MNVPIALAATHEAARSAEPVRLREIPYNYTSFSDREIVIRLLGASAWGVLDQLRRERRTGRSARMLYEVLGDIWAVQRNPYLQDDLLHNPERRKLLVDALRHRMAEIEKRRLPHEDAERDRRVGQLIDAAQDAISQFDATLAEAERLRREVQKRLAPFTARDNIKFDGLSRVSHVTDATDWRVEYPFVVLTPDTEREMAALVRECIALELTIIPRGGGTGYTGGAIPLTWRSAVINTEKLEALSAVEMRRLPGVAHEVPTIWSEAGVVTQRVADAAEAAGFVFAVDPTSAEASCVGGNVAMNAGGKKAVLWGTALDNLASWRMVTPDGLWLEVTRLGHNLGKIHDAPMASFELQYFQADGKTPIRTERLDIPGSTFRKEGLGKDVTDKFLSGLPGVQKEGTDGLITSARWIVHRMPEHTRTVCLEFFGSAKGAVPSIVEIKDFMFAEAQRSGVLLAGLEHLDDRYLKAVGYATKSKKGAGRLPKMVLIGDIVGDDQDAVARAAAEVVRIANSRSGEGFTAVSPEARKKFWLDRKRTAAISRHTNAFKINEDVVIPLPRMWEYTDGIERINIELSLRNKLQLCEQLQQFFAAGNLPFARQDDAAAIPTEVLLGDRVAQAQALIEEVRQTWQEWLDNVAVLFEQLQDHTLRASWRTQIKKPLEAIFAGAPYQPILEAVQAIHQRVLKGRVWVALHMHAGDGNVHTNIPVNSDDYEMLQTAHEAVARIMALARSLGGVISGEHGIGITKLEFLTDEELAPFAEYKRRVDPHGHFNWGKLLRNQELPALGGKGFEADLTKKTGTGKVAATRQSLRYADLTNAYTPSFGLMGHESLILQQSDLGAIVASVKDCLRCGKCKPVCSTHVPRANLLYSPRNKILATSLLAEAFLYEEQTRRGVSSHHWQEFEDVADHCTVCHRCYNPCPVKIDFGDVTMNMRNLLRKMDKKSWRVGNKMAMAMLNATDPRTINTLRAGMVGVGFKAQRLAVDALRSVARRQTAQPPATVGPAPIREQVIHFVNKKLPGGLPTKTARALLDIQDKDYVPIIRNPQTAADSEAVFYFPGCGSERLFSQVGLATQAMLWHAGVQTVLPPGYLCCGYPQRGSGQFDKAEKMITDNRVLFHRVATTLNYLDIKTVVVSCGTCHDQLQGYQFDKIFPGSRMIDIHEFLLEKGITLPGGQGGYLYHEPCHNPMKQGDSMQTVRALVGEQVLKSERCCGESGTLGVTRPDIATQVRFRKEEEIRKGEAQLRASGAVPQQGNIKILTSCPSCLQGISRYQDDLSNGLLEADYIVVEMARHILGENWLPEFVQRANAGGIERVLV, via the coding sequence ATGAATGTTCCGATTGCGCTGGCGGCCACACACGAGGCTGCCCGCAGCGCCGAGCCGGTGCGGCTGCGCGAGATTCCGTACAACTACACCTCGTTTTCCGACCGCGAGATCGTCATCCGGCTGCTGGGCGCCAGTGCCTGGGGCGTGCTCGACCAGCTGCGCCGCGAGCGCCGCACGGGCCGCTCGGCGCGCATGTTGTACGAGGTGCTGGGCGACATCTGGGCGGTGCAGCGCAACCCCTATCTGCAGGACGACCTGCTGCACAACCCCGAGCGCAGAAAGCTGCTGGTCGATGCCCTGCGCCACCGCATGGCCGAGATCGAAAAGCGCCGCCTGCCGCACGAGGATGCCGAGCGCGACCGGCGCGTGGGCCAGCTCATCGACGCCGCGCAGGACGCCATCAGCCAGTTCGATGCCACGCTGGCCGAGGCCGAGCGCCTGCGCCGCGAAGTGCAAAAACGCCTGGCGCCGTTCACGGCGCGCGACAACATCAAGTTCGACGGCCTGTCGCGCGTGTCGCACGTGACGGACGCGACCGACTGGCGCGTCGAATACCCCTTCGTCGTGCTCACGCCGGACACGGAGAGGGAAATGGCCGCGCTGGTGCGCGAGTGCATCGCGCTGGAGCTGACCATCATCCCGCGCGGCGGCGGCACGGGCTATACCGGCGGGGCCATTCCGCTGACCTGGCGCAGCGCCGTCATCAACACCGAAAAGCTCGAAGCCCTGAGCGCCGTGGAAATGCGCCGCCTGCCCGGCGTGGCGCACGAGGTGCCGACCATCTGGAGCGAGGCCGGCGTGGTCACCCAGCGCGTGGCCGATGCCGCCGAGGCGGCGGGTTTTGTTTTTGCCGTCGATCCGACCAGCGCCGAGGCCTCCTGCGTGGGCGGCAACGTCGCCATGAATGCCGGTGGCAAGAAGGCGGTGCTGTGGGGCACGGCGCTCGATAACCTGGCCAGCTGGCGCATGGTCACGCCCGATGGCCTGTGGCTGGAGGTCACGCGCCTGGGGCACAACCTGGGCAAGATCCACGACGCGCCCATGGCCAGCTTCGAGCTGCAGTACTTCCAGGCCGACGGCAAGACGCCGATCCGCACCGAGCGCCTGGACATCCCCGGCAGCACGTTCCGCAAGGAGGGCCTGGGCAAGGACGTGACGGACAAGTTCCTGTCCGGCCTGCCGGGCGTGCAAAAGGAAGGCACGGACGGCCTGATCACCAGCGCGCGCTGGATCGTGCACCGGATGCCCGAGCACACGCGCACCGTCTGCCTGGAGTTCTTCGGCAGTGCCAAGGGCGCCGTGCCCAGCATCGTCGAGATCAAGGACTTCATGTTCGCCGAGGCGCAGCGCTCAGGCGTGCTGCTGGCCGGCCTGGAGCACCTGGACGACCGGTATCTCAAGGCCGTGGGCTACGCCACCAAGAGCAAGAAGGGCGCCGGCCGCCTGCCCAAGATGGTGCTGATCGGCGACATCGTGGGTGACGATCAGGACGCCGTGGCGCGCGCCGCCGCCGAGGTGGTGCGCATCGCCAATTCGCGCTCGGGCGAGGGCTTCACCGCGGTCAGCCCCGAGGCGCGCAAGAAGTTCTGGCTGGATCGCAAGCGCACGGCGGCGATCTCGCGGCACACCAACGCTTTCAAGATCAACGAGGACGTGGTCATCCCGCTGCCGCGCATGTGGGAGTACACGGACGGCATCGAGCGCATCAACATCGAGCTGAGCCTGCGCAACAAGCTGCAGCTGTGCGAGCAGCTGCAGCAGTTCTTCGCCGCCGGCAATCTGCCCTTTGCCCGCCAGGACGACGCTGCGGCGATCCCCACCGAAGTGCTGCTGGGCGACCGCGTGGCGCAGGCGCAGGCACTGATCGAAGAGGTGCGCCAGACCTGGCAGGAATGGCTGGACAACGTGGCCGTGCTGTTTGAGCAGCTGCAGGATCACACCCTGCGCGCCAGCTGGCGTACGCAGATCAAGAAGCCGCTCGAAGCCATCTTCGCCGGCGCGCCGTATCAGCCCATTTTGGAGGCCGTGCAGGCCATCCACCAGCGCGTGCTCAAGGGCCGGGTGTGGGTGGCGCTGCACATGCACGCCGGCGACGGCAACGTGCATACCAACATCCCCGTCAACAGCGACGACTACGAGATGCTGCAGACCGCGCATGAGGCGGTGGCGCGCATCATGGCGCTGGCGCGCTCGCTGGGCGGCGTGATCTCGGGCGAGCACGGCATCGGCATCACCAAGCTGGAGTTCCTGACCGACGAGGAGCTGGCGCCGTTTGCCGAGTACAAGCGCCGCGTCGATCCGCACGGGCATTTCAACTGGGGCAAGTTGCTGCGAAATCAGGAGCTTCCAGCGCTTGGTGGCAAAGGGTTTGAGGCCGATTTGACCAAAAAAACCGGCACTGGCAAGGTGGCGGCGACGCGCCAGTCGCTGCGCTACGCCGACCTGACCAACGCCTATACGCCCAGCTTTGGCCTGATGGGGCACGAGTCGCTGATCCTGCAGCAAAGCGACCTGGGCGCCATCGTCGCCAGCGTCAAGGACTGCCTGCGCTGCGGCAAGTGCAAGCCGGTGTGCTCCACGCACGTGCCGCGCGCCAATTTGCTGTACAGCCCGCGCAACAAGATTTTGGCCACGTCGCTGCTGGCCGAGGCCTTCTTGTACGAGGAGCAGACGCGCCGGGGCGTGTCCAGCCACCACTGGCAGGAGTTCGAGGACGTGGCCGACCACTGCACGGTCTGCCACCGCTGCTACAACCCTTGCCCGGTCAAGATCGACTTCGGCGACGTGACCATGAACATGCGCAACCTGCTGCGCAAGATGGACAAGAAAAGCTGGCGCGTGGGCAACAAAATGGCCATGGCCATGCTCAATGCCACCGACCCGCGCACCATCAACACGCTGCGTGCCGGCATGGTCGGCGTGGGCTTCAAGGCGCAGCGCCTGGCCGTCGATGCGCTGCGCAGCGTGGCGCGCAGGCAGACGGCGCAGCCGCCCGCCACTGTGGGGCCGGCGCCGATCCGCGAGCAGGTCATCCACTTCGTCAACAAGAAGCTGCCCGGCGGCCTGCCCACCAAGACGGCGCGCGCGCTGCTGGACATCCAGGACAAGGACTACGTGCCCATCATCCGCAACCCGCAGACGGCGGCGGACAGCGAGGCGGTGTTCTATTTCCCCGGCTGTGGCTCGGAGCGGCTGTTTTCGCAGGTCGGCCTGGCCACGCAGGCCATGCTGTGGCATGCCGGCGTGCAGACGGTGCTGCCGCCGGGCTACCTGTGCTGCGGCTACCCGCAGCGCGGCAGCGGCCAGTTCGACAAGGCGGAAAAAATGATCACCGACAACCGGGTGCTGTTCCACCGGGTGGCCACGACGCTGAACTACCTGGACATCAAGACCGTGGTCGTGTCCTGCGGCACCTGCCACGACCAGCTGCAGGGCTACCAGTTCGACAAGATCTTCCCGGGCAGCCGGATGATCGACATCCATGAATTCCTGCTGGAAAAGGGCATCACCTTGCCGGGCGGGCAGGGCGGCTACCTGTACCACGAGCCCTGCCACAACCCGATGAAGCAGGGCGACTCGATGCAGACCGTGCGCGCGCTGGTGGGCGAGCAGGTGCTCAAGAGCGAGCGCTGCTGCGGCGAGTCCGGCACCCTGGGCGTGACGCGCCCCGACATCGCCACCCAGGTGCGCTTTCGCAAGGAAGAGGAGATTCGCAAGGGCGAGGCGCAACTGCGCGCCAGCGGCGCCGTACCCCAGCAGGGCAACATCAAGATCCTGACCAGCTGCCCGAGCTGCCTGCAGGGCATCTCGCGCTATCAGGACGACCTCAGTAACGGCCTGCTGGAGGCCGATTACATCGTGGTCGAGATGGCGCGCCATATCCTGGGCGAGAACTGGCTGCCTGAGTTCGTGCAGCGTGCCAACGCCGGCGGCATCGAGCGGGTGCTGGTGTGA
- a CDS encoding VOC family protein yields the protein MFSYVVLGVNDLEKARTFYDAFFGVLGLPVGIQQGERCFYVADTGTFALTRDDQERPRVGTTGFGTLSPEDVDAAYAAALAAGGRSCDDAPAWHDGGPDGRIYLGSLLDPSGNKICVLHQPAQGA from the coding sequence ATGTTCAGCTATGTCGTGCTCGGAGTGAACGACCTGGAAAAAGCCCGCACCTTCTACGACGCCTTCTTCGGCGTGCTGGGCCTGCCCGTGGGCATCCAGCAGGGCGAGCGCTGCTTCTACGTGGCCGACACCGGCACCTTCGCGCTCACCCGGGACGACCAGGAGCGCCCGCGCGTGGGCACGACCGGCTTCGGCACGCTGTCGCCCGAGGACGTGGACGCCGCCTATGCCGCAGCGTTGGCTGCCGGTGGCCGCTCCTGCGACGACGCCCCGGCCTGGCACGACGGCGGCCCCGATGGCCGCATCTATCTTGGCTCGCTGCTCGACCCCAGCGGCAACAAGATCTGCGTGCTGCACCAGCCGGCGCAGGGGGCATAA
- the serS gene encoding serine--tRNA ligase produces the protein MLDILLLRKDLPAAIARLETRKNPQPFLDVAAFQALEAERKAIQTRTEELQAQRNQRSREIGALMGQGERAAAEAARAEVNALKGELDASATRLEQLQAELAAMLAALPNLPHESVPLGADESANVEVRRWGQPRAFDFAVRDHVDLGAPLGLDFELGARLAGARFTVMRGPIARLHRALAAFMLDVQTLEHGYTECYVPYAVNGESLRGTGQLPKFEGDLFAAKKGGQEGEPEPDHTQLYLIPTSEVPLTNFVRGEVLAEGQLPLRFTAHTPCFRSEAGSHGRDTRGMIRQHQFDKVEMVQIVHPERSYEALEEMTGHAEAILQRLGLPYRVMLLSSGDMGFGAAKTYDLEVWLPAQGTFREISSVSNCEAFQARRMQARFKNAQGRNELVHTLNGSGLAVGRTLVAVLENYQNADGSITVPEALRPYLGGVGVLGGDVRGDVRGDGAKSMGRPA, from the coding sequence ATGCTCGATATCCTCCTTCTTCGCAAAGACCTGCCCGCCGCCATCGCCCGGCTGGAAACCCGCAAAAACCCGCAGCCCTTCCTGGACGTTGCCGCCTTCCAGGCGCTGGAGGCCGAGCGCAAGGCCATCCAGACGCGCACCGAGGAGCTGCAGGCGCAGCGCAACCAGCGCTCCAGGGAAATCGGCGCGCTGATGGGCCAGGGCGAGCGCGCTGCCGCCGAGGCGGCCCGCGCCGAAGTCAATGCCCTCAAGGGCGAGCTGGACGCCTCGGCCACGCGGCTGGAGCAGCTCCAGGCCGAGCTGGCCGCCATGCTGGCCGCCTTGCCCAATCTGCCGCACGAGAGCGTGCCGCTGGGGGCTGACGAGTCGGCCAACGTCGAGGTGCGCCGCTGGGGCCAGCCGCGCGCGTTCGATTTTGCGGTGCGCGACCACGTCGATCTGGGCGCGCCGCTGGGGCTGGACTTCGAGCTGGGCGCCAGGCTGGCGGGCGCGCGCTTCACGGTCATGCGCGGGCCGATCGCGCGCCTGCACCGGGCGCTGGCGGCCTTCATGCTGGATGTGCAGACGCTGGAGCACGGCTACACCGAGTGCTACGTGCCCTATGCCGTCAACGGCGAGTCGCTGCGCGGCACCGGCCAGTTGCCCAAGTTCGAGGGCGACCTGTTCGCCGCGAAAAAGGGCGGCCAGGAGGGCGAGCCCGAGCCGGATCACACGCAGCTGTACCTGATCCCGACCAGCGAGGTGCCGCTCACCAACTTCGTGCGCGGCGAGGTGCTGGCCGAAGGGCAGCTGCCGCTGCGTTTCACGGCGCACACGCCGTGCTTTCGCTCCGAGGCCGGCAGCCACGGGCGCGACACGCGCGGCATGATCCGCCAGCACCAGTTCGACAAGGTGGAGATGGTGCAGATCGTGCATCCCGAGCGCAGCTACGAGGCGCTGGAGGAGATGACCGGCCACGCCGAGGCCATCTTGCAGCGGCTGGGCCTGCCGTACCGCGTGATGCTGCTGTCCAGCGGCGACATGGGCTTTGGCGCCGCCAAGACCTACGACCTGGAAGTGTGGCTGCCGGCGCAGGGGACATTTCGCGAGATCAGCTCGGTCAGCAACTGCGAGGCCTTCCAGGCGCGGCGGATGCAGGCGCGCTTCAAGAACGCGCAGGGCAGGAACGAGCTGGTGCATACCTTGAACGGCTCGGGCCTGGCCGTGGGCCGCACGCTGGTGGCGGTGCTGGAGAACTACCAGAATGCCGACGGCAGCATCACCGTCCCCGAGGCGCTGCGCCCCTACCTGGGCGGCGTCGGGGTGCTGGGCGGCGATGTGCGTGGTGATGTGCGCGGCGATGGCGCGAAAAGCATGGGCAGGCCAGCCTGA